A genomic window from Aurantimicrobium photophilum includes:
- a CDS encoding YgaP-like transmembrane domain, with protein MGFTAFMSSTFGRWARIVVGLVLVIAALTWGPIGAIFFFIGLMLISAGASDTCYFGPLFGRGFNGNDNRR; from the coding sequence ATGGGTTTCACCGCATTTATGTCATCGACCTTCGGTCGCTGGGCTCGCATCGTTGTGGGGCTCGTTCTCGTCATCGCTGCCCTCACCTGGGGTCCCATTGGCGCCATCTTCTTCTTTATCGGCCTCATGCTCATTTCAGCTGGTGCTTCTGACACCTGCTACTTCGGGCCACTCTTTGGTCGCGGATTTAACGGCAACGACAACCGCCGCTAA
- a CDS encoding CoA-acylating methylmalonate-semialdehyde dehydrogenase, whose protein sequence is MSQLPVVPHWIDGAERPSTSGRTAPVFDPALGVETKHVALANQAEILEAIASAKAAFPAWRDASLAKRQQIIFKFRELLNERKGELAEIITSEHGKVLSDAMGEITRGQEVVEFACGLNQMLKGEYSENASTGVDVYSTRQPLGVVGVISPFNFPAMVPMWFFPVAIAAGNTVVLKPSEKDPTAAIWIAKLLKEAGLPDGVFNVLNGDKESVDGLLEHPDVQAISFVGSTPIAKYVYETGAKNGKRVQALGGAKNHMLVLPDADLDLVADSAINAGFGSAGERCMAISVVVAVEPVADALIEKVVERMGKLTTGDGRRNCDMGPLVTKVHRDKVASYIDIAKEDGAKVVVDGREQEFDGAADGFWLGPTLIDNVPTTSKVYTEEIFGPVLSIVRVKSYDEGVELINNGAFGNGTAIFTNDGGAARRFQNEIEVGMIGINVPIPVPVAYYSFGGWKNSLFGDTKAHGAEGVHFFTRGKAITSRWLDPSHGGINLGFPQN, encoded by the coding sequence ATGTCACAACTCCCCGTTGTTCCACACTGGATTGATGGGGCAGAGCGCCCCTCCACATCCGGTCGCACCGCTCCTGTTTTTGACCCAGCCCTAGGTGTCGAAACAAAGCACGTTGCACTCGCTAACCAGGCAGAAATTTTGGAAGCTATTGCTTCCGCGAAGGCTGCTTTCCCCGCATGGCGCGATGCCTCTCTGGCAAAGCGTCAGCAGATCATCTTCAAGTTCCGTGAGCTGCTCAATGAGCGCAAGGGTGAACTTGCCGAGATCATTACCTCCGAGCACGGCAAGGTTCTCTCTGACGCCATGGGTGAAATCACCCGAGGCCAGGAAGTTGTTGAATTTGCCTGCGGTTTGAACCAAATGCTCAAGGGTGAGTATTCCGAGAATGCCTCCACTGGTGTTGACGTGTACTCCACTCGACAGCCTCTCGGCGTTGTCGGAGTTATCTCTCCGTTCAACTTCCCCGCCATGGTTCCCATGTGGTTCTTCCCCGTGGCCATCGCGGCAGGAAACACTGTGGTGCTCAAGCCATCTGAAAAGGACCCCACAGCAGCAATCTGGATTGCCAAACTCCTGAAGGAAGCTGGTCTTCCTGACGGTGTCTTCAACGTCCTGAATGGTGACAAGGAATCCGTGGACGGGCTCCTCGAGCACCCGGACGTTCAGGCCATCTCGTTTGTGGGTTCCACTCCTATTGCGAAGTATGTCTACGAAACCGGTGCCAAGAACGGCAAGCGCGTTCAGGCACTCGGAGGAGCTAAGAACCACATGCTGGTTCTTCCCGACGCTGACCTCGACTTGGTTGCTGATTCCGCCATCAACGCAGGCTTCGGTTCTGCAGGTGAGCGTTGCATGGCAATCTCCGTGGTTGTTGCTGTTGAGCCCGTCGCTGACGCCCTCATTGAGAAGGTTGTCGAGCGCATGGGCAAGTTGACCACCGGTGACGGTCGTCGTAATTGCGACATGGGTCCCTTGGTTACCAAGGTTCACCGCGACAAAGTTGCCTCCTACATCGACATTGCCAAGGAAGACGGCGCAAAGGTTGTCGTGGATGGACGCGAGCAGGAATTCGATGGCGCAGCCGACGGTTTCTGGCTTGGCCCCACTCTCATCGACAACGTGCCCACTACTTCCAAGGTCTATACCGAGGAAATCTTTGGACCCGTACTCTCTATCGTTCGCGTGAAGAGTTACGACGAGGGTGTTGAGCTCATCAACAACGGTGCTTTCGGTAACGGAACCGCAATCTTCACCAACGATGGTGGTGCAGCTCGTCGCTTCCAGAACGAGATCGAGGTCGGCATGATCGGTATCAACGTGCCCATTCCTGTCCCCGTGGCGTACTACTCCTTCGGTGGTTGGAAGAACTCACTGTTCGGTGACACCAAGGCTCACGGTGCTGAAGGCGTTCACTTCTTCACCCGCGGCAAGGCCATCACCAGTCGCTGGCTTGACCCCAGCCACGGTGGCATCAACTTGGGCTTCCCCCAGAACTAA
- a CDS encoding CynX/NimT family MFS transporter, which translates to MSSPSANAPRALFAGRVLAFAGIALVAFSMRAAVAGLSPLIPIIGQTYELNTAAIALLGSIAPLSFAAGGVFTPRIEKRIGLERTLILALILMILGHVIRAASVNWQTLAVGTLSALVGMGFANVAMPPVVRKYFPDRVSMMTSVYMSIMSISAFLPALVAVPVADAIGWRGSLLQWAVIATIALIPWILEYRSHRKDSSFDAPEESPQVRKIHPWRSPTAWAVGTVLAVSSITGYAMYAWMPVILIDIAGVTPVQSGALLALFAGIGLPLAFVTPGLAKRMGKHVHWLVTVGSAFFVVGYLGLLLSPTHGTWIWVAIVGTGCLEFPLALVLVNLRTGSVRSSMALSGFAQIVAYLCAAMAPPLMGLLYSSTNDWTVVLTTLMIVSVAANIPAALILRRNRMVDAELKLAT; encoded by the coding sequence GTGAGTTCCCCATCAGCTAACGCGCCCCGAGCATTATTCGCCGGGCGCGTTTTAGCGTTTGCGGGTATCGCACTGGTGGCGTTCAGTATGCGGGCAGCTGTGGCAGGTTTGTCACCACTGATTCCGATTATTGGCCAGACCTACGAACTCAACACAGCAGCTATCGCCCTGTTGGGATCTATCGCCCCTCTGAGCTTTGCGGCCGGTGGAGTCTTTACTCCTCGCATTGAGAAGCGCATCGGCCTGGAGCGCACACTGATTTTGGCTTTAATTCTCATGATCCTGGGGCACGTCATTCGTGCTGCCTCCGTGAATTGGCAGACCCTCGCTGTGGGAACTCTGTCTGCTCTGGTGGGCATGGGGTTTGCCAACGTGGCCATGCCGCCGGTGGTGCGCAAATACTTCCCTGACCGGGTCAGCATGATGACTTCGGTCTATATGTCGATCATGTCGATCAGTGCCTTCTTGCCTGCGCTAGTGGCTGTTCCCGTGGCTGATGCCATTGGCTGGCGTGGATCTCTACTCCAGTGGGCAGTTATTGCCACCATTGCGCTGATCCCCTGGATCCTGGAATACCGTTCTCACCGCAAAGACTCGTCGTTCGATGCGCCAGAAGAGTCCCCACAGGTGCGGAAGATTCATCCCTGGCGCTCCCCCACAGCGTGGGCAGTGGGAACTGTCCTCGCTGTTTCTTCCATCACCGGCTATGCCATGTATGCATGGATGCCGGTCATTCTCATTGATATTGCCGGGGTGACCCCAGTACAAAGTGGTGCTCTTCTAGCCCTCTTTGCCGGCATTGGCCTGCCCTTGGCATTTGTGACCCCGGGCTTAGCAAAGCGGATGGGAAAGCACGTGCACTGGCTTGTTACTGTCGGCAGTGCTTTCTTTGTTGTGGGATATCTGGGCTTACTGCTCTCCCCCACGCATGGAACGTGGATCTGGGTTGCCATTGTGGGAACAGGATGTTTGGAATTCCCGCTGGCGCTCGTCTTGGTCAACCTGCGCACAGGTAGCGTGCGCAGCTCCATGGCATTGAGTGGGTTTGCTCAGATCGTGGCGTATTTATGCGCTGCCATGGCACCGCCACTCATGGGCTTGCTCTACAGCAGCACCAACGACTGGACAGTGGTTCTGACAACACTCATGATCGTCTCTGTTGCAGCAAATATTCCTGCTGCCCTGATTCTGCGTCGAAACCGAATGGTTGACGCAGAACTCAAGTTGGCTACTTAA
- a CDS encoding IS3 family transposase, protein MIVTELEHKYSTRAVLKAVGLSVSTYYRHRSQPVPLDRYEQLRPLLREVFDGSYRSYGYRRIRAVLATRHGIQLSGKTVLKLMRQEGRTCQVRRRKKYKSYRGEIGKAAPNVLARNFDAAQPSKKWVTDVTEFYVLGQKQYLSPVIDLFNREVISYELAPSPVMGLVTGMLEKAFTQLKPGTGLVMHSDQGWHYQHIKYQLALKQRGITQSMSRKGNCLDNAVAENFFGHFKEEFLRQHHFTSMGQFKRELEKYIHWFNHDRVQLKLNGLSPVDYRTQTIRDLKPTPH, encoded by the coding sequence GTGATTGTTACTGAGTTAGAGCACAAATACTCCACACGAGCTGTTTTGAAGGCGGTGGGGTTATCTGTCTCCACCTACTATCGCCACCGCTCACAACCTGTTCCTCTCGACCGTTATGAGCAGCTTCGTCCGCTGCTTCGTGAGGTCTTTGATGGTTCTTATCGTTCTTATGGTTATCGGCGCATTCGCGCCGTTCTTGCCACTAGACATGGCATCCAGTTGAGCGGGAAGACGGTGTTGAAGTTGATGCGTCAAGAAGGCCGCACATGCCAAGTTCGAAGGCGCAAGAAATACAAGTCCTACAGGGGCGAGATTGGCAAGGCAGCGCCAAACGTGTTGGCAAGGAACTTTGATGCCGCACAGCCGTCGAAGAAATGGGTGACCGATGTCACTGAGTTTTATGTCCTGGGCCAGAAGCAATATCTCTCACCCGTGATTGATTTGTTTAACCGTGAAGTGATTTCTTATGAACTGGCACCATCACCAGTGATGGGTTTAGTCACAGGAATGTTGGAGAAAGCCTTCACTCAGTTGAAACCTGGCACTGGGTTGGTGATGCATTCAGATCAGGGATGGCATTACCAACACATCAAATATCAACTCGCGTTGAAACAACGCGGCATCACTCAATCAATGTCACGAAAAGGCAACTGTCTCGACAATGCCGTTGCTGAGAATTTCTTCGGACACTTCAAAGAAGAATTCCTGCGTCAACACCACTTCACCAGCATGGGCCAGTTCAAGCGGGAACTAGAGAAATACATTCACTGGTTCAACCACGACAGGGTCCAGTTAAAGCTCAATGGTCTGAGTCCGGTTGACTACCGAACTCAGACCATTAGAGACTTGAAGCCGACTCCTCATTAA
- a CDS encoding SDR family NAD(P)-dependent oxidoreductase: MEYTGKTTLITGASSGIGVHFAEGFAARGSNLVLVARRKELLADLAAKLTKNYGVTVDVITEDLSLPGSGAALEKKVAKKHTVDVLVNNAGFGTNNLFVDEDRSRIAQEIQLNVGTLVDLTAAFLPAMVERNSGVVVNIASTASFQPVPGMAVYGATKAFVRSFTEAVWGELRGTKVRVLAVSPGATESEFFLVAGGKSPGKPMPATAVVETMFAALDASSSTPSVVVGGMNKMSSSLVMFFPKKTVIKLVGTMFMPKEGK; the protein is encoded by the coding sequence ATGGAATACACCGGCAAAACCACACTCATCACTGGTGCAAGCTCAGGCATTGGCGTGCACTTTGCAGAGGGCTTTGCTGCCCGTGGTAGCAACCTCGTTCTGGTTGCACGCCGTAAGGAACTCCTTGCTGATCTTGCCGCGAAGTTGACCAAGAACTATGGCGTCACCGTGGATGTCATCACCGAAGACCTCAGTCTTCCAGGCTCCGGCGCTGCGCTGGAGAAGAAGGTTGCTAAGAAGCACACCGTTGATGTGTTGGTGAACAACGCTGGTTTTGGCACCAACAACCTCTTCGTGGATGAGGACCGATCACGTATTGCTCAGGAGATTCAACTCAATGTGGGCACACTTGTTGACCTCACCGCGGCTTTCTTGCCTGCCATGGTGGAGCGCAACAGCGGAGTTGTGGTGAACATTGCCAGCACGGCATCGTTCCAGCCCGTTCCTGGCATGGCTGTCTATGGCGCCACCAAAGCTTTTGTTCGTTCCTTCACTGAGGCAGTCTGGGGTGAGCTTCGTGGAACGAAAGTGCGTGTTCTTGCGGTGAGTCCCGGTGCCACCGAGTCCGAGTTCTTCCTCGTTGCGGGAGGAAAGTCTCCCGGTAAGCCCATGCCAGCAACTGCTGTAGTGGAAACCATGTTCGCCGCCCTGGATGCATCCTCGTCGACACCATCTGTAGTCGTGGGTGGAATGAATAAAATGTCCTCATCACTGGTGATGTTCTTCCCCAAGAAGACGGTGATCAAATTGGTGGGCACCATGTTCATGCCCAAGGAAGGCAAGTAA
- a CDS encoding SDR family NAD(P)-dependent oxidoreductase — translation MRNIIQNGEHIMDIAGKVFVVTGGGNGIARELVLQLLAKGATVAAVDLNADGLKETAKLAGKGAKLSTHTLNITDRAKVMALPKAVITKHGQVDALVNVAGIIQPFVRVNDLEFDAIERVINVNLYGTINTVKAFLPELLKRPEGYIANVSSMGGYAPVPGQTIYGATKAAVKLLTEGLHSELMDTNVHVTAIYPGAIETNIAQNSGMAMPADMDVHEGNKFKMTSVNVAASTIIGAIEKNSYKVFIGSDAKTMDKLTRLMPEKAAALIYKQMKALLG, via the coding sequence ATGAGGAACATCATCCAGAATGGGGAACACATCATGGACATCGCAGGCAAAGTATTCGTCGTCACCGGTGGCGGTAACGGTATCGCTCGTGAACTCGTACTCCAACTCCTCGCCAAGGGTGCCACGGTCGCTGCCGTGGACCTCAACGCCGACGGCTTGAAGGAAACAGCCAAGCTTGCCGGCAAGGGTGCCAAGCTCTCCACCCACACCCTCAACATCACCGACCGCGCCAAGGTGATGGCACTGCCGAAGGCAGTAATCACCAAGCACGGTCAGGTTGATGCTCTGGTCAATGTGGCAGGAATCATTCAGCCATTTGTTCGTGTCAACGATCTCGAGTTCGATGCCATAGAACGCGTCATCAACGTGAACCTTTATGGCACCATCAACACCGTGAAGGCTTTCTTGCCTGAACTTCTCAAGCGCCCCGAGGGTTACATCGCCAACGTCTCCAGCATGGGTGGCTATGCCCCTGTTCCTGGCCAGACCATTTACGGTGCCACCAAGGCAGCAGTGAAACTGCTGACCGAAGGTCTGCACTCTGAACTCATGGACACCAATGTCCACGTCACCGCGATTTATCCTGGTGCGATTGAGACCAACATTGCCCAGAACTCCGGCATGGCTATGCCCGCAGACATGGATGTTCACGAAGGAAACAAGTTCAAGATGACCTCAGTGAACGTGGCAGCAAGCACCATCATTGGCGCCATCGAGAAGAACTCCTACAAAGTCTTCATCGGTTCTGATGCCAAGACAATGGACAAACTCACTCGCTTGATGCCCGAGAAGGCAGCTGCTCTGATTTATAAGCAGATGAAGGCGTTACTGGGCTAG
- the rmuC gene encoding DNA recombination protein RmuC, which translates to MDSALFLLLGLIAGIIAGISIGWALRSRKGLPTDAGDLAVRAATAEARISGKDEQISSLERMIAELRETNDRRVAEDVERAKEEHKVLEALAPVKETLQAMQTKVNDLENQRQEQYGQIAQQLTESRQFGEELRATTQSLASALSSNSVRGTWGEAQLRRLVEVAGLTAHVDFDTQTTMKTDGGTIRPDMVINLPGGKTIVIDAKVPFNSYLEASQIPITATGEEAARRKSLMDQHVKAVRSHVDALSSKSYWSGFDFSPEFVLAFIPSESLLASALEADPTLLDYAFGKRVALASPVNLWAVLKTVSYTWQQQVVTDEAKKLFDLGIELYSRLSTMTKHTEDLRKAIENTVKHYNGFISSLETRVLSTARKFPGIDPTKILPEGIEVHDAPKPITSDELIDPDNKGLPS; encoded by the coding sequence ATGGATTCAGCTCTCTTTCTTCTGCTCGGATTAATCGCAGGCATCATTGCCGGTATCTCTATTGGCTGGGCATTGCGCTCACGCAAAGGATTGCCAACGGATGCAGGCGACCTCGCTGTGCGCGCTGCCACCGCCGAGGCGCGCATCTCAGGTAAAGATGAGCAAATTTCCAGTCTTGAGCGCATGATTGCTGAACTTCGTGAGACCAATGACCGTCGCGTTGCAGAAGACGTCGAGCGAGCCAAAGAAGAGCACAAGGTTCTTGAGGCGCTCGCTCCTGTCAAAGAGACCCTGCAGGCCATGCAGACCAAGGTCAACGACCTGGAAAACCAGCGCCAAGAACAATATGGCCAGATTGCTCAGCAACTGACGGAGTCTCGCCAGTTCGGTGAAGAACTTCGCGCAACTACTCAGTCTTTAGCTTCAGCTCTCAGCTCAAACAGCGTCCGTGGCACCTGGGGTGAAGCTCAGCTTCGCCGACTCGTTGAAGTTGCTGGCCTCACTGCCCACGTTGACTTTGACACTCAAACCACCATGAAGACCGATGGTGGGACCATCCGTCCCGACATGGTGATTAATCTGCCCGGCGGAAAGACCATCGTCATCGACGCCAAGGTTCCGTTCAACTCCTACCTCGAGGCAAGTCAGATCCCGATCACCGCAACCGGCGAAGAAGCTGCCCGTCGCAAGAGCTTGATGGATCAGCACGTCAAGGCAGTGCGCTCTCACGTGGATGCGCTGAGCTCGAAGAGCTACTGGAGCGGTTTCGACTTCAGCCCCGAATTCGTCCTTGCATTCATTCCGAGTGAATCCCTCCTGGCCTCAGCTCTGGAAGCAGACCCCACTCTGCTGGACTACGCCTTCGGTAAGCGCGTAGCTCTAGCTTCCCCCGTGAACCTGTGGGCAGTGCTCAAGACCGTCTCCTACACCTGGCAGCAGCAGGTCGTTACCGATGAAGCAAAGAAGCTCTTTGATTTGGGTATTGAGCTCTACTCACGCCTAAGCACCATGACCAAGCACACCGAAGACCTTCGTAAAGCAATTGAGAACACCGTGAAGCACTACAACGGCTTCATCTCTTCGCTGGAGACTCGTGTCCTCTCGACTGCTCGTAAGTTCCCCGGCATTGACCCCACCAAGATCCTGCCTGAGGGCATTGAGGTGCACGATGCTCCTAAGCCGATCACCTCTGATGAGTTGATCGACCCCGACAATAAGGGTCTCCCCAGCTAA
- a CDS encoding SRPBCC family protein, which translates to MQHNFLYSVEREYTQPMSRIWEAWTDAAQLEAWYHPTVLANVPGSSVSEPHVGGNWAIAVDVPEAGFQSCFWGTYTAIEPGKLIEHTMFYSQDPAEFAAKDLSGEFAKIVVDFEERPTGTWVKFSQYGELPEEHIPLAKAGMDSYFQSLADYLD; encoded by the coding sequence ATGCAGCACAACTTTCTCTACTCTGTAGAGCGCGAATACACCCAGCCCATGAGTCGCATCTGGGAGGCCTGGACTGACGCTGCTCAGCTTGAAGCCTGGTATCACCCCACCGTGCTGGCAAACGTTCCTGGTTCTTCTGTTTCCGAACCTCACGTGGGTGGCAACTGGGCAATTGCCGTGGACGTGCCTGAAGCAGGCTTTCAGTCCTGCTTCTGGGGCACTTACACCGCAATAGAACCCGGCAAACTCATCGAGCACACCATGTTCTATAGCCAAGACCCTGCAGAGTTTGCTGCCAAGGATCTCTCCGGTGAATTCGCCAAGATCGTTGTCGACTTCGAAGAGCGTCCCACCGGAACCTGGGTGAAGTTCAGCCAGTATGGTGAACTCCCCGAAGAGCACATCCCTCTCGCCAAAGCAGGAATGGACAGCTACTTCCAGTCGCTTGCTGACTACCTGGACTAA
- the ychF gene encoding redox-regulated ATPase YchF, with amino-acid sequence MALTIAIVGLPNVGKSTLFNALTKSTVLAANYPFATIEPNVGVVNLPDERLGVLAGIFGSERLLPAAVSFVDIAGIVKGASEGEGLGNKFLANIREADAIAQVVRGFSDPDVVHVDGKVNPASDMDTINTELILADLQTLEKAIPRIEKEVKGKKAEPVALETALEAQKVLNDGKPLSSTTIDLAPIKELGLLTAKPFIYVFNVDEDVLGDEAKRKELEALVAPAKAVLLDAKLESELIDLDAADAAELLASTGQDESGLDQLARIGFDTLGLQTYLTAGPKEARAWTIGKGWKAPQAAGVIHTDFERGFIKAEIISFQDLVDTGSVAEARAKGKARMEGKDYVMQDGDVVEFRFNV; translated from the coding sequence GTGGCTCTAACTATCGCAATCGTGGGACTGCCCAATGTCGGCAAGTCAACCCTGTTCAACGCTCTGACCAAGAGCACCGTTCTCGCAGCGAATTATCCGTTCGCCACGATTGAGCCCAACGTGGGAGTTGTCAACCTCCCCGATGAGCGCCTCGGCGTTCTCGCAGGCATCTTCGGCTCCGAACGTCTGCTGCCTGCAGCAGTGTCGTTCGTCGACATTGCCGGCATTGTGAAAGGTGCTTCCGAAGGTGAAGGCCTCGGTAACAAGTTCTTGGCCAACATCCGTGAAGCTGACGCTATTGCGCAGGTTGTGCGCGGATTCTCTGACCCTGACGTTGTTCACGTCGATGGCAAGGTCAACCCTGCCTCTGACATGGACACCATCAACACTGAGCTGATCTTGGCTGACCTCCAGACTCTGGAGAAGGCTATTCCTCGTATTGAGAAGGAAGTGAAGGGCAAGAAGGCTGAGCCAGTTGCCCTCGAGACAGCTCTCGAAGCACAGAAGGTGCTCAACGACGGCAAGCCACTGTCTTCCACCACCATTGACCTCGCTCCCATCAAGGAACTGGGTCTGCTCACTGCAAAGCCCTTTATCTATGTGTTCAACGTGGATGAGGATGTTCTCGGTGACGAGGCTAAGCGCAAGGAACTCGAGGCACTCGTTGCACCGGCCAAGGCAGTTCTGCTCGACGCCAAGCTTGAGTCTGAGCTGATTGACCTCGACGCAGCAGATGCTGCTGAGTTGCTGGCCTCAACCGGCCAGGATGAGTCCGGACTCGACCAACTCGCTCGTATTGGCTTTGACACCCTCGGTCTTCAGACCTATCTCACCGCAGGTCCTAAGGAAGCTCGTGCGTGGACCATTGGTAAGGGTTGGAAGGCTCCTCAGGCAGCCGGTGTGATCCACACCGACTTCGAGCGTGGCTTTATCAAGGCAGAAATCATTTCCTTCCAAGACCTCGTCGACACCGGCTCAGTTGCCGAAGCACGTGCCAAGGGCAAGGCCCGCATGGAAGGTAAGGACTACGTCATGCAAGATGGCGACGTAGTCGAGTTCCGCTTCAACGTCTAA
- a CDS encoding SOS response-associated peptidase, whose translation MCGGYALAEPTEVLEDVFNVDLVGENLPGPSWNIRPTNQVPIVVDTVDASGDQRRRLESARWSLIPSWVKGEPPKFSTFNARSEDAASKPSWRDAVKSKRCVVPASGYYEWVVEDGVKVPHYIHSSETLAFAGLYSWWRTAESDPWMLTATILTMPTVPELAAIHDRNPVPLPQEFWATWLDPQEVGTQQLVDLAVAQARPVASGLSEYRVNPIKGNGPDLIVRAT comes from the coding sequence ATGTGTGGAGGTTACGCGCTCGCGGAACCGACCGAAGTGTTGGAAGACGTCTTCAACGTTGACCTGGTGGGGGAGAACCTCCCAGGGCCCAGCTGGAACATCAGACCCACTAACCAGGTGCCCATTGTGGTGGACACCGTGGATGCATCAGGCGACCAGCGCCGGCGCTTAGAAAGCGCTCGCTGGTCTCTGATTCCTTCCTGGGTCAAGGGTGAACCACCCAAGTTCTCCACCTTCAACGCCCGCAGTGAAGACGCTGCGTCGAAGCCTTCCTGGCGGGACGCGGTGAAGTCCAAGCGCTGTGTGGTTCCGGCCTCGGGATATTACGAGTGGGTTGTGGAAGACGGTGTGAAAGTTCCTCACTACATTCACTCCTCTGAGACCCTTGCGTTTGCTGGGCTGTATTCGTGGTGGCGGACCGCAGAGAGCGACCCTTGGATGCTCACGGCCACCATATTGACAATGCCGACGGTGCCAGAGTTAGCGGCTATTCATGACCGGAATCCGGTGCCACTACCCCAGGAATTCTGGGCAACGTGGCTGGATCCACAGGAAGTGGGAACGCAGCAGCTGGTGGATTTGGCAGTTGCTCAGGCGAGACCGGTCGCTTCTGGTTTGAGTGAGTATCGAGTGAACCCCATCAAGGGTAATGGCCCTGACTTGATTGTCCGTGCCACCTGA
- a CDS encoding threonine/serine ThrE exporter family protein yields MTEQTPAPATRPDVTDMLTEAAAAMVSSTYPAPQAEEVLRGLAAAYDADAEIVLLPTLVLTETKKHGVPQMRSVKTSYRFDQMTQVQSVMAQARHNKEDAHDVAESLRAIATKKPIYPSWLRVVGYALSALGFGAAFRMDLPSLGAITVMGAVIGVLVLNMSRSPRFAALLPLVATFIAGVMVAGISIALDKPDPVRMVAMLVVVLLPGASLTSAIIELVSGYMISGAARLIYAVMILGSMAFGGALAISISRIPANRLEDLTSTMTPEWAAWAGAILYGIGTFLYFCTPTRLWLPSLFVLVLSFAVSVFTLPALGVALSAGLATAVGLIISWAINARLGGGPGDLAIFLPTFWLIVPGSTGFVAMTGEIESAHNLSDVAGTAALTFFAMAIGMMLATAVYPLLSKIAPDTKLIMRNGAGLILNTVKIKPGK; encoded by the coding sequence ATGACTGAGCAAACACCAGCACCTGCCACACGTCCTGATGTGACAGACATGCTAACCGAAGCGGCAGCTGCCATGGTGAGCTCCACCTACCCCGCGCCCCAGGCAGAGGAAGTACTCCGTGGTCTTGCGGCTGCCTATGACGCAGATGCCGAGATTGTTCTGTTGCCCACCTTGGTGCTCACGGAGACCAAGAAGCACGGCGTTCCTCAGATGCGCTCAGTGAAGACCAGCTACCGCTTCGACCAAATGACGCAGGTGCAGTCGGTCATGGCGCAGGCTCGTCACAACAAAGAAGATGCCCACGATGTGGCCGAGAGTCTGCGTGCCATTGCCACCAAGAAGCCGATTTATCCCAGCTGGCTACGCGTCGTGGGGTATGCCCTCTCTGCTTTAGGTTTTGGTGCCGCCTTCCGGATGGATTTGCCCTCCTTGGGCGCCATCACCGTGATGGGTGCCGTCATTGGTGTTCTCGTTTTGAATATGAGTAGAAGCCCCCGCTTCGCAGCGTTGTTGCCTCTGGTTGCCACCTTTATTGCCGGCGTCATGGTGGCCGGTATCTCCATTGCCCTAGACAAGCCAGATCCCGTGCGCATGGTGGCGATGTTGGTTGTGGTGTTGTTGCCTGGTGCGTCACTGACCTCAGCCATTATTGAGCTGGTCAGTGGTTACATGATCTCGGGCGCAGCACGTCTGATCTATGCCGTCATGATCTTGGGCAGCATGGCCTTTGGTGGTGCACTGGCGATCAGCATCAGCCGCATTCCTGCCAACCGCCTGGAGGATCTCACCTCCACCATGACGCCCGAATGGGCGGCATGGGCAGGTGCCATTTTGTATGGCATCGGCACCTTCCTCTACTTCTGCACCCCAACCAGACTCTGGTTGCCCAGCCTGTTCGTGCTGGTGCTGAGCTTTGCCGTCTCGGTCTTCACACTGCCTGCCCTCGGTGTTGCCCTCTCAGCAGGACTTGCCACGGCAGTGGGCCTCATCATTTCCTGGGCTATCAATGCTCGTCTGGGTGGTGGTCCCGGTGACTTGGCTATCTTCTTGCCCACGTTCTGGCTGATTGTTCCCGGCTCCACGGGGTTTGTCGCCATGACCGGAGAGATTGAATCGGCACACAACCTCAGTGACGTGGCCGGAACTGCAGCACTCACCTTCTTTGCCATGGCTATTGGCATGATGTTGGCCACGGCGGTCTATCCCCTGCTGTCCAAGATTGCTCCAGACACCAAGCTCATCATGCGCAATGGGGCAGGCCTCATCTTGAACACCGTCAAGATCAAGCCGGGGAAATAA
- a CDS encoding DUF6186 family protein — protein MIWNLVAAGYAVIALIAIGVEIFAQRKPDTVAPIGDMLDHVMKSRTTRVAVIAAWWWFGWHFAFADTVQLNL, from the coding sequence ATGATCTGGAATTTAGTTGCAGCTGGATACGCCGTCATCGCACTCATCGCAATAGGTGTTGAAATCTTTGCTCAGCGCAAACCTGACACCGTTGCCCCCATCGGGGACATGTTGGACCATGTGATGAAGTCCAGAACGACTCGCGTGGCAGTAATTGCTGCATGGTGGTGGTTTGGCTGGCACTTTGCTTTTGCTGACACGGTGCAGTTGAACCTCTAG